In Colwellia sp. PAMC 20917, a single genomic region encodes these proteins:
- the glnE gene encoding bifunctional [glutamate--ammonia ligase]-adenylyl-L-tyrosine phosphorylase/[glutamate--ammonia-ligase] adenylyltransferase, protein MNKSTQLPNILSLQQQKSTQLFNHQYPEATANLSKQQLADFHQALMASDFILNSALQCPDIVVSLFSSERVYQTDCPNYQQMLTELIAPCESEEQLHKILRQFRLQEMVNIAVADLLFDLELTLSLERLSELADQLILAALNWLTLLCQEKWGIPNSKNGEVQQLLVYGMGKLGGRELNFSSDIDLIFTYPEMGETQGARRSLDNQQFFIRLAQKLITALHQKTADGFVYRVDMRLRPFGESGPLVLTFNAMEDYYQEQGRDWERYAMLKARLIGQGKYHDQLSTILRPFVYRRYIDFSVIDSLRRMKMMIAQEVRRKQLNNNIKLGAGGIREVEFIVQVFQLIRGGRIKELQHRRLLTVLPILVEKEVITAENEAVLTDAYCFLRRVENIIQALNDQQTQTLPDNTLDQMRLLWALHHKQCQTWPDFLDFLALKMNSVHQEFCALIGEESPNHQAKDQHWTALWDSKWSDEESVAWIEQVSFFVDAKKIWSLLAEFRAEMEKRSIGNRGRGVLDKLVPVLMWHIQQEHSGHFTLERVLIIFNKISTRTAYIELLFENEGALKHLIKLCHQSSWIAEHIAKYPILLDELIDPKLLHNPPELSSYSADLRQAMLRIPEDDQEAQMDMLRQFKQAQHLRIATGDICGILPVTKVSDHLTALAEAIIEEVIHLAWQQMAQRFGVPESTVGENHKGFSAIGYGKMGGIELSYSSDLDLVFVHNSQSNEVTNGLKQLPASQFYMKLAQRIMHIFNTRMASGILYELDMRLRPSGNSGLLVVHVDTFAQYQREEAWTWEHQALVRARTVFGNLELANKFSAIRQEILTCVRERATVSADVLKMRAKMRAHLDKSTSADTDIKQGEGGLVDIEFLVQFLVLSESAKHPELCKYSDNVHLLKGLQRCGVISSEQQKQLTTSYCTLRDFGHHATLKNEQQLLTKVDFEAIAENVAAICLSLYEESL, encoded by the coding sequence ATGAATAAATCAACTCAGCTACCAAATATACTCTCCCTGCAACAGCAAAAAAGCACGCAATTGTTTAATCATCAATACCCCGAAGCAACCGCTAATTTGTCCAAGCAACAACTCGCTGATTTTCATCAAGCATTAATGGCAAGTGACTTTATATTAAACAGTGCATTGCAGTGCCCTGACATTGTGGTGTCTTTATTTTCAAGTGAACGTGTTTACCAAACTGACTGTCCCAATTATCAGCAAATGCTTACTGAGCTGATTGCCCCTTGTGAAAGTGAAGAGCAATTACATAAAATCTTACGGCAGTTTCGTTTACAAGAGATGGTTAATATTGCCGTTGCTGACTTGTTGTTTGATCTTGAATTAACCTTGTCGTTAGAGCGTTTATCCGAACTCGCTGACCAGCTTATTTTAGCCGCATTAAACTGGTTAACATTACTCTGCCAAGAAAAATGGGGCATACCCAACAGCAAAAATGGTGAGGTTCAACAACTGTTAGTTTATGGGATGGGCAAGCTAGGTGGACGTGAATTAAATTTTTCTTCTGATATCGATCTTATTTTTACCTACCCAGAAATGGGAGAAACACAAGGTGCTAGGCGTAGTCTTGATAATCAGCAATTTTTTATTCGTTTGGCACAAAAATTAATTACTGCCTTACATCAAAAAACGGCCGATGGTTTTGTTTATCGCGTTGATATGCGTTTACGTCCTTTTGGTGAAAGTGGTCCGCTTGTTTTAACCTTTAATGCCATGGAAGATTATTATCAAGAGCAAGGGCGTGACTGGGAGCGCTATGCGATGCTCAAAGCGCGTCTTATTGGTCAGGGCAAATATCATGACCAACTTTCAACCATACTCAGACCTTTTGTTTATCGTCGCTATATTGATTTTAGTGTTATCGATAGCTTACGCCGTATGAAAATGATGATCGCCCAAGAAGTGCGTCGTAAACAATTAAATAACAACATAAAACTGGGTGCAGGCGGTATTAGAGAAGTTGAATTTATAGTGCAAGTGTTTCAGCTTATTCGTGGCGGGCGGATAAAAGAATTGCAACACCGCCGCTTATTAACGGTGTTACCTATTTTGGTCGAGAAAGAAGTTATTACCGCTGAGAATGAAGCCGTGCTGACCGATGCTTATTGTTTTTTACGGCGAGTAGAAAATATTATTCAAGCGTTAAATGATCAACAAACTCAGACCTTGCCAGATAATACCTTGGATCAAATGCGTTTATTATGGGCACTTCATCATAAACAATGTCAAACATGGCCAGACTTTCTTGATTTTTTAGCGTTGAAAATGAACAGCGTTCATCAGGAGTTTTGTGCACTCATTGGCGAAGAGAGTCCAAATCATCAAGCGAAAGATCAGCATTGGACGGCATTGTGGGACAGTAAATGGTCAGATGAGGAGAGTGTTGCTTGGATCGAACAGGTCAGCTTCTTCGTTGATGCTAAAAAAATATGGAGTTTGCTCGCTGAATTTAGAGCTGAGATGGAAAAGCGCAGTATCGGTAATCGTGGGCGCGGGGTACTTGATAAATTAGTACCCGTTTTAATGTGGCACATACAGCAAGAGCATAGTGGTCACTTTACGCTAGAGCGAGTCTTAATTATTTTTAATAAGATATCAACGCGTACCGCCTATATTGAATTATTATTTGAAAATGAAGGTGCACTGAAGCACCTCATTAAACTGTGCCATCAAAGTAGTTGGATCGCAGAGCATATTGCCAAGTATCCGATATTATTAGATGAATTAATCGATCCTAAATTGTTACACAATCCACCAGAACTGAGTAGTTATTCTGCTGACTTAAGACAAGCAATGTTGCGGATACCTGAGGATGATCAAGAGGCACAAATGGACATGCTAAGGCAATTTAAGCAAGCCCAACACTTGCGAATTGCGACTGGTGATATTTGTGGGATCTTACCCGTAACTAAGGTTAGCGATCATTTAACCGCTCTTGCTGAAGCCATTATTGAAGAAGTTATTCATTTAGCTTGGCAACAAATGGCTCAGCGCTTTGGCGTGCCAGAGTCGACAGTTGGTGAAAACCATAAAGGCTTTTCTGCTATTGGCTATGGAAAAATGGGCGGTATAGAATTAAGTTATAGTTCTGATTTAGATTTGGTTTTTGTTCATAATAGTCAAAGTAATGAAGTTACTAACGGTTTAAAGCAGCTCCCCGCTTCGCAATTTTATATGAAACTAGCACAGCGCATCATGCACATTTTTAATACACGTATGGCCAGTGGTATTTTATATGAATTAGATATGCGGCTGCGTCCTTCCGGTAACTCTGGTTTGTTGGTCGTTCATGTTGATACTTTCGCACAGTATCAGCGAGAAGAAGCATGGACATGGGAACATCAAGCGTTAGTCAGAGCTCGTACTGTATTTGGTAACCTTGAATTAGCGAATAAGTTTTCAGCCATTAGGCAAGAAATACTGACCTGCGTCCGTGAACGAGCAACTGTCAGTGCTGATGTCTTAAAAATGCGTGCAAAAATGCGTGCGCATTTAGATAAATCAACATCGGCTGACACTGACATCAAGCAAGGCGAAGGTGGGTTAGTTGATATCGAATTTTTAGTCCAATTTCTTGTGCTTAGCGAAAGTGCAAAGCACCCAGAGCTTTGCAAATATTCCGATAACGTGCATTTACTTAAAGGGCTACAACGCTGCGGAGTAATAAGCTCAGAGCAACAAAAGCAGCTAACGACTAGTTATTGCACATTACGTGATTTCGGTCACCACGCGACCTTAAAAAATGAGCAGCAATTATTGACTAAGGTCGACTTTGAGGCAATAGCTGAAAACGTTGCTGCTATTTGCCTGTCATTGTATGAAGAATCTTTATAG
- a CDS encoding TcpQ domain-containing protein encodes MNFWLRNIIFGSILIALAFLLFDNQEELFSSLSDDTQATIEVAPIKPADKAVLASESSTSKIKSNNAAADGLSRFYANLHGDDGSSGPKIRNNIVYLQEPTGDIVKLLEARRMVTRPLRKNWRGTNENHPFRLGETLFQKLSEYANSEGLEVIWWLNRDFLVKDPFRINKEIIKTAYQVGKAVEGHFREGIKVYFCHQQRAIVLIDLDIPYLDEECILLPQKSQRR; translated from the coding sequence ATGAACTTTTGGTTACGCAACATTATTTTTGGCTCAATTCTAATTGCTTTAGCTTTTTTATTATTTGACAACCAAGAAGAGCTATTTTCTTCTTTGTCAGATGATACCCAGGCAACAATAGAAGTTGCGCCGATTAAACCAGCAGATAAAGCCGTTCTGGCATCAGAGTCCTCGACTTCAAAAATAAAAAGTAATAATGCGGCAGCAGATGGTTTATCTCGCTTTTACGCCAACTTACATGGTGACGATGGCAGTTCAGGTCCAAAAATTCGCAATAATATAGTTTACTTGCAAGAGCCAACGGGTGACATTGTCAAACTGCTAGAAGCTCGGCGCATGGTCACACGTCCCTTACGAAAAAACTGGCGTGGCACCAATGAAAACCACCCATTTCGCTTAGGTGAAACACTCTTTCAAAAACTTTCAGAATATGCAAATAGTGAGGGTTTAGAAGTTATCTGGTGGTTAAATAGAGATTTTCTGGTCAAAGACCCTTTTCGCATTAATAAAGAAATCATCAAAACAGCTTACCAAGTCGGTAAAGCGGTTGAAGGACATTTTCGCGAAGGTATCAAGGTTTATTTTTGTCATCAACAACGAGCCATAGTACTGATTGATTTAGATATACCCTACCTCGATGAAGAGTGTATTTTATTACCGCAAAAGTCTCAAAGACGCTAA
- the lpxL gene encoding LpxL/LpxP family Kdo(2)-lipid IV(A) lauroyl/palmitoleoyl acyltransferase yields MSKNKVLQPDFKISFLLPKYWLTWFGVIILYTISWLPYKLQLMLGRMLGRLLYKIGSSRKTVAMKNLQLCFPEMSVQERTRILKKNFENTGIALFETGMGWWWPDWRVRRKTKIVGLEHLEKAHREGKGVLLLTMHYLSVEINCRGIGTGHPTVVFYRPHNNQLMEFFQFRGRGRSNKYMLGKRDVKGLMKALRDKEVCVYLPDQDYGRNRSLFVPFFAVPDAATTTGTLIFARQKNVQNHILIPTRNDDGSGYTLEIKPMMENFPTDNDEADVIRINQELEKAIMFKPEQYMWLHRRFKTRPNEDDPSLYK; encoded by the coding sequence GTGAGTAAAAATAAAGTTTTACAACCTGATTTTAAAATATCCTTCCTATTGCCTAAGTATTGGTTAACTTGGTTTGGGGTAATTATTCTCTATACCATTTCATGGTTGCCTTATAAATTACAATTAATGCTTGGCAGGATGCTCGGGCGCTTACTGTATAAAATAGGCTCAAGTCGCAAAACGGTAGCGATGAAAAACTTGCAACTGTGTTTTCCAGAAATGTCGGTACAAGAACGTACCCGTATTTTAAAGAAAAACTTTGAAAACACCGGCATCGCCTTATTTGAAACCGGCATGGGCTGGTGGTGGCCAGATTGGCGAGTTAGACGAAAAACAAAGATTGTTGGCCTTGAGCACCTAGAAAAAGCCCATCGAGAAGGTAAAGGTGTTTTACTCTTAACTATGCACTACTTAAGTGTAGAAATTAACTGTCGTGGCATTGGTACTGGCCACCCTACGGTGGTTTTTTATCGCCCCCACAATAATCAACTGATGGAATTTTTTCAGTTTAGAGGTCGTGGCCGCTCCAATAAATACATGTTGGGTAAGCGCGACGTTAAGGGCTTAATGAAGGCACTACGTGATAAAGAAGTTTGTGTTTATTTGCCCGATCAAGATTATGGTCGAAACCGCAGTTTATTTGTGCCTTTTTTTGCTGTACCTGATGCTGCAACAACCACGGGTACATTAATTTTTGCTCGCCAGAAAAACGTACAAAATCACATACTCATACCGACCAGAAATGATGATGGCAGCGGATACACTTTAGAAATAAAGCCGATGATGGAGAATTTCCCTACCGATAATGACGAGGCTGATGTTATTCGCATCAACCAAGAGTTAGAGAAAGCCATTATGTTTAAGCCTGAACAATACATGTGGTTACATCGACGTTTTAAAACAAGACCCAATGAAGATGACCCTTCACTTTACAAATAA
- the rdgC gene encoding recombination-associated protein RdgC: MWFKNLYFFTFTRPFALSEDQLEKHLAEHLFTPCGSTEQSHFGWVNALGKHGHSTVHAANGNLLVCARKEEKILPAPVVKDMIEAKVAQLEVEQARSATKKEREQFKEDIIFELLPRAFSRVTDTHAYINAEHNLIVVNSGSRGKAEDLLALLRKVIGTLPVTSVSPEKAPDELMTDWLNEKSIGDNFTLGMEAEFHALGDDGAVVRVKNQDLDSDEIKTHLDADKYVVKLALEWDEAMSFILCDDLAIKRLKFFDVLQEQNDDIDSDDVIAKLDADFALMAGEINRLINDLLAEFNVKATDYLES; this comes from the coding sequence ATGTGGTTCAAAAACCTATACTTTTTCACATTTACTCGCCCTTTTGCATTATCAGAAGATCAATTAGAAAAACACTTAGCTGAACATTTATTCACCCCTTGTGGGTCAACAGAACAATCGCATTTTGGTTGGGTAAATGCTTTGGGTAAACATGGCCATTCAACGGTTCATGCCGCTAACGGCAACCTTTTAGTTTGCGCAAGAAAAGAAGAGAAAATTCTTCCTGCTCCCGTTGTAAAAGATATGATTGAAGCAAAAGTTGCTCAACTTGAAGTTGAACAAGCGCGCAGCGCAACTAAAAAAGAAAGAGAACAGTTTAAAGAAGATATCATTTTTGAACTACTACCTCGGGCGTTTTCTCGCGTTACCGATACCCATGCTTACATTAATGCTGAGCATAACCTTATTGTTGTAAACTCAGGTAGCCGCGGTAAAGCTGAAGATTTATTAGCCTTGTTGCGCAAAGTTATTGGTACTTTACCCGTAACAAGTGTTTCACCAGAAAAAGCGCCTGATGAATTGATGACTGACTGGTTAAACGAGAAAAGCATTGGCGACAACTTTACTTTAGGTATGGAAGCAGAGTTTCATGCCTTAGGCGATGATGGCGCGGTAGTTCGTGTTAAAAATCAAGATCTTGATAGCGATGAAATTAAAACCCATTTAGACGCTGATAAATACGTAGTGAAATTAGCACTTGAATGGGATGAAGCGATGTCGTTTATTCTTTGTGACGATCTAGCGATTAAACGTTTAAAGTTTTTTGATGTCTTACAAGAACAAAATGACGATATCGATAGTGACGACGTTATAGCAAAACTTGATGCAGACTTTGCCTTAATGGCTGGAGAAATTAATCGTTTGATTAATGACTTACTGGCTGAATTCAATGTTAAAGCGACAGACTACTTAGAGAGCTAA